In Gracilinanus agilis isolate LMUSP501 chromosome 1, AgileGrace, whole genome shotgun sequence, the sequence ACATTTAtagtaaaaatatacatttaggAAAATAGCTGGAAAATCTAAACACtgataaaagtataaaaaaatttcaaaaatatatttttaaaaggcaaaaccTTGCCCAAAACAtacaaaactaataaaaaaaactatCTAGACTAATAAAGTTGAAGGCTGGTGACTgtagctgaaaaagaaaagagggaagataaAGGAATCAGGGAAATTGAAAGTTTAAGTATagacccttaaaaaaaaaaggctaaataaaaagtcaagaaCTTATTTGTACCAGTCTctctttctgccttgaaacaggaaagaaaaagtaGACTATGCCTAATCTTGGAAATTTTAGACCCTGAAACTATTTGTTAGATATTAAAATTTCAGTGGACAAATTAAAATTGTCAAAGGCAAAATTAGCACGTTAGCTTTAAGGATAACACTATTTCACAAAATGAagtgttttttatcttttatgtagATTACATATACATTTGATAGTAAACTATTTGAAGGCTTGTTTTTTCAAAAGTTCTTGATTTCTTCAAAGTATCATGCTTTGAATTTAACCATTTCAAGATTCAACAAGGATTTCCACAATATGGTCAAGCTCATTTATATCAGATTTACAATTTGAGTTAGAATTTGTGGTTGTTTGAGATGAAAAGCTCTCAAGCACATCACAATGTCCCATTTTTGTATTGCTCATCATTCCTGTTAATACTGTATCAAGATCATAATAAGAATTGTCAACATCTGAAAATAAGTCTTCTACAGAATTAGGATTTTTGCTCTCCAATGTTTCAAATATTTGGTCTAGTGACTTCTGAAAGTTTCCCCTATTTTCGGGAGGGTTCTCCATTTCCCAAACATTACCTTGAGGGTTTCTTGAAGCTTGTACTGATGTAATCATGGACAGGTCAGAAATAATATCTTGGGACTAGATATCTTCAAAGTCTTTTGAGAAACTACTGTAACTTGGAATGAGTTTCCCATCACTCTGTTCTTTTGTTGAACGACAAAGAATATCTGATGACACTAGACGGTCAAGAGAAGATTGTCCTGTATTCTGAGCATTTATCACTTGCCAAGTTCCATCCTGGGTCATTTCTTCTTGAATCTGCCTTACAGTATTTGCTATGAGAACTGAGCAACACAGATTAGGTTCAACAAGCATGTGGCACAACTGTAGTTTTATCAGAGACATGTCTAAAAGTGATTGCCGCTGAAGATTATATGAGGGAATAGCCTTAAAACCAGCCACGGTACCTTCAATATCTTCTTCACCatcaaaacattttctctttattcctctcGCAAACATTGTGTCCTTTGCACTAGAGATTTAAGATGTCACCAGCTGCTCTGGATGGAGTTACAATGGTTGGTAGAAGTGATTTTCCATTACTCAAAGTACGTTTCCTCCTCCACAGCAGGAAGTTTGTTCTGCCGCGGAGGCAGCCTCGGGGATCCATCTGAAACTGGCGCTGCCGTGGGAATCTGCTACGAAGAGGGGCCTTCTCGGGCTTGGCTAGGTGgactacacatacatatatatgggggAGGGGCATAAAGAGGCATGGGAAAGGGTGACGAGATGAGAGAAATCTGTAGCCGCCTCGGCCGCTGTTCCAGCTCCGGGCTTCAACTCGGGGGCCCCAGTTTACTTACAGCGTGAGCTTCagatttattcttgtttggggaatCACTCCCCAATTCTATGTACCATATTACTcgcagagctcaggccaagtagAGAGAATGAAATAGAGAGAATGAACAGAGATCTTAaaaatatgattggaaaattgtgcactgagaTTCACTTGAAATGTCCTGAGGTTCTCCCCTTGGCTTTGTTTTATCTTCATAGCAGAGTTTAGGGgtgatctacacatctcaccatttgagatgcttttcaGGCATCCCCccatacaggctaagcctttttctcctccaTACACATCATTATTATTGGAAGGACACTTCTATTGATCCTTATATACAGGATTTACAGGTCAAATTGCAAAAATTCCATGAATCTAGaggaactcagcctgcctgggaaggtccatttcaagtattgttaaccactccaacagctatcaaaattggagaaaaggattcttggattcattgctcacacaTAAAACAGGTACCTTCCAGTAACATTGACTGTATCTTggacacatatattatatttgctatttgtttgttttgagatttaattttgtttttaatttcacaaatattgatctaatctaaaaTATTCCACTACATTATGTCACTTTCAGTTACTGTTTTgactattagctatatgttctgttacattgtctttatttgtaccctcctcCTATGACTGGACTAGAGATAATACTGTTATAAAAGTCTATAAACAAATTGGACAAATTCTTTTCTGTGGCAAagccataggtccttatggatgctgggtctCTCACTAGATCCATTGAAGCTCTGTTTTGTTCTAAGCAACAATTCTAGTCCatagtgttatattcaaatcctgggaaatgttggtctcatcttgattgacaagggaggcagttggtgagattggaatgttcccagatgccatgagccaggggcaaaagtcagttggcctgagggtataaatacccctaacagccacctGGAGGGGGTCTTTAGTCCtctggtctttggtctttggacTTTGGTccttagatctttaggtctctgaatcttcctagctctttagatctcttggtccctgggtggtgaagggaggaggggaggtctCAAGAAGCAGAGGGTGGGTAGGATCtatatatttcctgaaggctgtaagAGAAAATACATCACCAAAAACCGATagtgagaaacagagaaaatcaccaacacagctgcatcaaagACAATCTCTGGTTTGGcattggccaggctgagccagagagGTTGTgaagaataaagctccagcttctactaagtCAATAGCCTCCAtccctgagtgattatagattatagataatagattgaaAGGGTCTCCAATCTCCAAACCTTATCCtggttatcctttccctaattatagatcatagataaaggtgtttaataagtaccttcctgagtggtctttatatcacgacccttggggagggagcaacacactCAGATAaacaaacgtgatccaaggctaatcagagcccaatactaataattgatccaacctcaggttggacctgaaagggttacccatccacctaacctttcagggtccttccctgggcaactgttattgaaagaggaaattataacaactagcaagggtgattgggttggtgttcccccgacattagcacctagggagaatacaaagatacattCACCTCATTAGATATCTATCTCATTAGGACTCTCTTTCTTTATCATAGTTTTTGGTGAAGCCAGACAAACAAAGAACCTAGGCTactgaagggaaagggaaaatacaATAGTAATTACCACAGCTTGCAATGCAGGGTTGTCACATTTGCTCCCTTTGTCTTTGTTAGTTGTCACACAGATGACAAtagatggactccatcaaaatggttacaacctgtatcagtaacctttggagaatttaatgagctaaaaatctcaattgattttaacaggtcttcagaagtgattttcagatatctaggagTGCCAccacctctgactgatcattcgCTTACCTTTGACTTCTGTGTAataagaggtaagggtccatttagtagtagTAAGTACATGGGTGACAAAGTAAAGTGCAACAGtactattgtattccccacctccacatttaaaaatgcaatggatgggacatcagaagtgattttcactattgtattccccacctccacatttatttGTACTAGAGTACAGCTTAAAAATGTAGTAGAtgggaaatataaatatatgcctTTTACAGCTGTTACAATCTCATCCCAGAGGACGGAGGATTTCACATGGGGCTtggatggttttatttttataacttttcagcttactctacccttccaccaggatGATAATTAAAGTTCTTGGTGGCATTCTAGACCCAAAAGGTCTTcgtcagcagtacagaggtttttctgggttctcctgccaaattttggaatgatggcagtaaaactctgttagaaatatctcagctgaggttgaaagattggctcaagattgtgataattagattaaatccacactgcccatctttatatttaatcaccaaaggtgagaacacctccaattttgagaggtccataacccacagcatgctagagtgggtgacaaatcagaatcaactgactgccccttaGGCAGTCCTtagagaagcatctgttgtgattggacacacaaacttggagggaggcacaggaagtgatgcataattgtcccctttaaaaagagagaattgagtGAGTTAAGggtcttctggttttgtgaaggggacctgagggagctctgCTTTTTCGTGACccagactgttccatgtggtgagtgttaagactgaatcttcctgaacttctcttaaggaattttcctttcaaagggactctgtgactgaagctttgcttcatacACCTCCGGGGCCTTTGGGCCTCTGACCCTTGGCTCAAGGCTTGACCTTTTCCAATTAAGGACTAATTAAATCTGCCTGGCttgagccaggggctggagcaaattactcAATGTTTTAgatcacttatcctatcttattctctctctaattttcttactttctctctctcttcttaattgtaaataaacttccataaaagtcaattttgacttgagattatttttGAGGATTGATAACtgttcaatcctctggagacCAATCTTTAATATAGTCAACCCAAAaccccctttttcacccttacaagaCATAGCTCAAGTTATCTTCCAAACTACTAAGGCCATCTCTTACCTACAGAGAGAAATTGACTCCTTAGCAAAAACAGTTCTACAAAATTGGCTGACCCTTGCCATGCTCACAGCTACTTCTGGAGGTGCATATGCCTTTATTAATCAATCTTATTGTTCTTATATAAATAGacctggagaacttgtgacaaatatccatgagtttcaaaggcttttaaatgacacatagcaagtggctatagagacttatttgaatcctaatgatagctgGTGGAACCTCTCATGGCTGCAAGAAACAGGTTTGTTTGCAGTTGTCATCAAATAGGCtcttatgatttgggggattttttggtacttcttagaatctgcattagttgttgtactactgtttttaaaaagcttttacctggtgaaaaaatcatgtacactcacactgtggatcatgaccaagttaaaaaggaaaaagatctcaCTTTTGATTGAGAAATCTCTGCGTTGTGTCTCTGTTTGGTTGACACATTGTCATAAAATGTGGACTatgaatttttgattttttaaaaattttattattgttttctttatatttgcaataggatattttattttttatttttgtacttgaagtacatgaaatcagtattaatgtttttttattttgaaagataagtttacaatatccattagccctaatatcagtgcatacccaaaagctttagactatggaattgattgttaagtattatgggatttttactaataattttgtctgatttcagaagaagagatcacaaaagagccactgcacagtgctgagaagcacaaggtcaagaatACCAATCCCTGTGGGACTGATGAGAATCTGCGCCAAGACAGAGAACTTGTTTTGAGGTTTGGAGAATCAGTTGTTTGACAGCTTCAGACACAAGACCTCCCCATGCCAGATCCCTACAAGTACCTTAGTCTGGCTTtcattctggctcccctatcttgatattgaaggtaaaatcagaccagggaatcatatttcccttttacctcaaaatctagtcccttctctcttatagtatggcaattttctgtagtcctggctgctgttGGGTAAATGCTATCTTGCTGCAATTGTCCTACAGAattatgggacataaatcactttaattgggccttgctggtgattcaagtACCTGTTACaggtttattcttgtttactcataattttatacacataagattttgatatattttttccccttctacttggttttgtgtgtgtgtatatgtgtgtgtgtgtgtgtgtttggttttcttttgacaattgattcatataccccataactcagccatgtatttcAGAGTGATTTTgctgttggtcaacaccctcctcaggggggattgtatagttatcctaaaatccaaggtttgaTATCTTTTGGAgaatttttaggaaaagaaacttgccAACACCCCCAAATCAAGGAAGtggatcttttggagaaggtgccataaggtagcctgcagaaaccacacactgcgtcaaaagatcaagagtgaactttgggatatgaactgaactgaagggggttgaacctgtttattctgaatgtaaactcttacgCCAAAGGGGGATGCCCCCAATTGgcatttttgtcaatgtgtctattgatcatttttttccttctcttttatttccctcttatccccaaattattgtaattcccCCTTTTGTAAAGTGCAATATGTTATACACCTCTAATAAGAGAATCTTCAGAGGTATAaactggttatgtgaaatgattcattggggagactaggcatgttaatctcccatAACCCTCGATTGGGAGATTTTcaacatgcttgtctcccaaaagaatcacagaggggattgtgtaaatagaatccaCTCCACCATCCCCCACCCTCCAATTCGTCCAACCTCACTGTGACTGGAGGTCATGTCAAAACTCCAAATAGAGGGCACAGGGGAAGAGCCCAAGGAACATGTCCCAGAACTAAAGGTTACCAGTCTGGGTCAAGAGAGAGGATAAAGGAGTGGTGCAGGCACATGTTCCCTCTCTGTTTCCCTGTATAGCAGTGCAAAAGGCTGGCTGATAGCCATGTGGACAGAGCAATCACGTGGTCAGACTTAGATTAGAAAATAGGCTTTAAACTCTacctatttgttttctttattttgagtgattattaataaactctatggaaaacaAGAACCTggagttttttatttaattgaaacaGCTAGAAGTGAGCAAAGATGGTGGTACAGATACAGGCCCCCTCATGTTCTCTTACAAGTTGGGCCAAACCTCAGATCATATTGAATTGGGTGGCACATAAACTAAATACAAAGAAGACCATAAGACTCTGCTTCTATCTCACTTAAGTGGGAGTGGGAGTTATATCTGTTATATCTACCTAGCTCTGAGGACTTGAGACAATCAATTTCCTCACTTAAGGAACCAGGATTTTATTAATATGGCTAATTGCATTACTTGAAACATGTTTATTTCTAATGGTTTTAAaatgcattaagacttttggaatgtcctatatattttttttaatctatcatcttttttcatataacatatataccaaatatatatttgagatataatTTGAGAATATAATTTGAATAACTCCAAAGATACTAGCACACATATTCCTATACAAAAGATAGAAtctttttataaatctttatCTCTATTAGTTTTTGTTAGGCTTACTTGACATGGCACTGCGGGGTCCTCTAGTTACAAGGCTCAGACACGAGAAAGAAGATGAAAGTGTTGAAACAAAATGATATGTCCTTTCTCATATTCAAATccttttaagactttataaaagctcttttctcacaacaatcctgaaatGTAGACAATGCAGCATCaaacacagtaagtgcttaatttattgactaattatatataatttcaattttCTCCCAACTCAAAAGCCAGTGCTTTTTCCAATATGCCATAACAAGCAAGAGGGGGAAAAGTTGGGGGCAAGAAGGACAGGAGAGAAGAGGCAAGGAAAGGCCAACAGAGAATCTCTTGTCTGGATACTCCCTATACCCTTCCTACCACTGTTATACTAGACAGTTAATTATGCTCCATTTTTTATGTGCTTGCTTAGTTTGTTTTGTCTTATTAAAGGCTTTAGTTTTTGCATTACAATCATTTCTACATAGCCACTCCCTTTGTTAGCCTTTCCTTAcaagcaaagaaaaatgattaaggaAAACCAACCAATATTAATAGTATATATTATGTTCCCCACCCATATATCCCACTTCTCCAAAGACAATATGGTGGtacattccttcatattttttaagaTCTAGATCGATTATTATAATTGATTTTGGCTTTGggctttattttaaagttttttaattaaaattttgtagTCTTAGGGTATATTATGGGTTCTGCTTAATTTGCATCAATTTATACAAGTTTTCTCTAGTTTTTCTAAATTCTTCAGTTGTCATTTATTACAGTTTAATAATATCCCATTCTATTCACCTGCTACATTTTGTTAAGTCATTCCCTAATCAGGGGGCTCTCACTTTGTTTCTAGGTTTTCATTACCATAAAaactttggttttatatatatatgtatatatatgacaaTATTCTAGTGTATATTTTAGTATCTATGGGACCTTAGTTCCTATCTTTGACTACTTTGGAGTATATAATCACCAGTAGCAGCAGccctagatcaaaggatatgacaGTTTGGTTATTTTTCTCAAATaacttcaaattgttttccagaatatttgAACCACTTAACAACAACACCAAAAGTGTCCTGGTGTACCTGTCTTTCCACAGTCTCTACAACTGTCttcaacttttgtcatttttgctaatTTGTCGAGGGCAAGAATCACAGTATTTTGTGCTCAATTCCTCTAAGCGTTGAAAGCTAAATAATAACTTAATGAATTCCCAGCTCAATGAAAGACTCAATGGTTACAGACTTTATTTGAGAATGTCACCCCTTTTTAAGGGATAGGCCAGTACTAGTTGGTGCAACAGATGAAGTACAAAGCCAacagtcagaaagatctgaattcaaatacagcctcagacacttactagtagtatgattctgggcaagccccttaacttttgttgcctcagttttctcatctatgaaatgataataatagcacttatcttcctgggttgttgtgaagataaaatgagataatatattttttaagtgtttagcacagtgcctggcacatagtaggtttatATATATTctgtcattatatatatatatgtatatatataataacagatATTTGCCTCCTCAATGCTATTACATGGCCCATCACTTTCCTAAGACCTATTGTTGTGGGTGAAATTTTGTGGGAGAATATTGAATTATCCCCATTTCAAAGAATTAGGAAATAGTAGATAATGAGAATACTGTCAAGTATAGTTAAATATACTGGTTCTAGAAAATATCTCCATTATACAAAAGATAAAGTCAAGACTCACCCTGAAAGTGTCTTCTACAAAGATAAGGGGACAgatcaatttttcctttttttagttatATTGTGGGAAAGATCAAAGGAGTAATGGGACCATTGCTTGAGGtagataaaataatcaaaatggtTGCTGGAGAGAAGGCAGATGAAGATATGAAGGACCACAGAAGAATTTAACTCTCCCACCTAAACTTTagtaataatttttgtaaaagagcaccagattgaaaatgaaaaaacaaaacaaaacaaaacaaataacaattagtaagctCTTTCAGCCAGTCCGGCACTGAACAAAAATATGGTTAGATGGggtagctaggcagctcagtggataaagagccgggggcatagagatgggaggttctaatctggcctcagacacttcctagctgtgtgatcctgggcaagtcacttaactccaattgcctagctcttcccattattctgccttagaaccaatacacagttttgattctaaaatagaaggttaAAAACGAAATGAAAAAGACAGAAGCTATAGCACTGGAAGAGAGGTTCCACTAGGAAAATCAGCACAAGTTTAGATGATAAGACTAGAAGAATGTGGCAGTGCCCCAACTCtaataataacaatcataatAGTGAGCATTTATTTACTatgcttactatgtatcaggcactgtgctaaatttttTACAATTACCACATCATTTGATCCCTGAGATATAAGTGCTTTTGAACTCACTTTTagatgggaaaatggagacaaacCAAGGCTAAGGGCcttatctagggtcatacagctaaataTATGagacatgatttgaactcaaatcttctagAATCCAGACCCAGCATCCTATCCATTGTACCCTCTAGTTTCTCCTACATCTTAACTAACTACATCTTAACTTaagaagaaaaacttttttttttaaccctttccttccatgttggagtcaatactgtgtattggttcccaggcaaaagagtggtaagggtaggcaatgggagttaagtgacttgcccagggtcccacagttgggaagtgtctgaaaccagatttgaagccaggacctcccatctctaggtctggctctcaatccactgagccacccagctgccctaaaagaaaaacttcttaacaattagagttgCCCCAAATCAAAATGCAATACCTTGGGACACAGTATTTCTTCTTTCCTGGAAACCTTCAATTAAAGGCTATTTAATTAGATCATTACTCCTTAGAGATATCGGGGTCTAGCAAGAAAAGGAATTCTTATTCCAGTATGTATAGACTGaattcccttccaactcagaaatTGTGTGAGTTTTGTCTTCTTACTCCATCTGCTGATCTACTTTTTTATGTGTAAAACAAGGAGATTAGATGTTCTCTGAGGGTCCCCTTACCTCTAAATCCTACTGTTCTTAAATTCGCAAATTTCACCATCAGTTGACATTGTGGGCTGAG encodes:
- the LOC123231988 gene encoding LOW QUALITY PROTEIN: cell division cycle-associated protein 4-like (The sequence of the model RefSeq protein was modified relative to this genomic sequence to represent the inferred CDS: substituted 1 base at 1 genomic stop codon), whose amino-acid sequence is MFARGIKRKCFDGEEDIEGTVAGFKAIPSYNLQRQSLLDMSLIKLQLCHMLVEPNLCCSVLIANTVRQIQEEMTQDGTWQVINAQNTGQSSLDRLVSSDILCRSTKEQSDGKLIPSYSSFSKDFEDIXSQDIISDLSMITSVQASRNPQGNVWEMENPPENRGNFQKSLDQIFETLESKNPNSVEDLFSDVDNSYYDLDTVLTGMMSNTKMGHCDVLESFSSQTTTNSNSNCKSDINELDHIVEILVES